In Oryza brachyantha chromosome 2, ObraRS2, whole genome shotgun sequence, a single window of DNA contains:
- the LOC102711321 gene encoding protein CURVATURE THYLAKOID 1A, chloroplastic codes for MAATAYSTALLGGARLPAASPPSVLLPRRNFSPLRLHDAPRLSLLRLIKASSDDTSTSAPTGDELVEDLKAKWDAVENKSTVLTYAGGAIVAVWLSSVIVGAVNSVPLLPKLMELVGLGYTGWFVYRYLLFKESRKELADDVESLKKRIAGTE; via the exons ATGGCCGCCACGGCGTACTCCACGGCGCTTCTCGGCGGAGctcgcctccccgccgcctcgccacccTCCGTCCTTCTCCCCCgccgcaacttctcccctcttcgcctCCACGATGCACCGAGGCTATCTTTGCTCCGGCTGATCAAGGCGTCGTCCGATGACACCTCGACCTCCGCCCCGACCGGCGACGAGCTCGTCGAAGACCTGAAAGCAAAG TGGGACGCCGTCGAGAACAAGTCCACCGTCCTCACAtacgccggcggcgccatcgtcgccgtctgGCTCTCGTCCGTCATCGTCGGCGCTGTCAACTCCGTGCCTCTG CTTCCCAAGCTTATGGAGCTCGTCGGGCTCGGGTACACCGGCTGGTTTGTGTACCGCTACCTCCTCTTCAAG GAAAGCAGGAAAGAGTTGGCCGACGACGTCGAATCTTTGAAGAAGAGGATTGCTGGGACAGAGTAA